A stretch of the Uranotaenia lowii strain MFRU-FL chromosome 3, ASM2978415v1, whole genome shotgun sequence genome encodes the following:
- the LOC129755956 gene encoding rRNA methyltransferase 3, mitochondrial has protein sequence MQFAKSCRVLMLNILKAGPLGQTPTRNLCTFGGTCWFRILPSLTVPRGLNRVSSHSENVYPEQERKFRKSETPSDVHGTEDSKHRAVQCDEIELEEIERNLFNNSREIKNLKLENLTKSVEEQSHKKVPKTARKDYKSDKTFKNHVPNALDADTFKIMNRFQSTDKPKEIFDGKMRIKYIQLKSHHREFSDLELLLRSRKKRETLNKLLLEGRRLILDGLSACLELDTILFHDLELLKCLGSKNRNIKFIQLPKHVLQQWSDLVTCPGIIGIFNKPESMSDIMIRNETTVPLPITVLCDNIREPNNLGSIIRSCAAMPVRNVVLLKGCAYPWEPKCLRGGAGAHFRVNINGPVAMNELEELIPKHASFLVADNEPNRSEKNLAFSRYDAANYRDMEHVVLVIGGETHGISSDLRKFIADFPRPQEATNHTVHIPLENGVESLNTAAALTVILCEIRRQLNYVFDR, from the exons atgcaattcGCTAAATCGTGTAGGGTGTTGatgttgaatattttaaaagccGGCCCCCTTGGCCAAACACCGACTAGGAATCTGTGCACATTTGGCGGTACTTGTTGGTTCCGAATATTGCCTTCACTCACGGTGCCTCGGGGATTGAATCGTGTTTCCTCGCATTCGGAGAATGTTTACCCGGAGCAAGAAAGAAAGTTTCGTAAAAGCGAAACCCCCAGTGATGTTCACGGTACTGAAGACAGCAAACATCGAGCAGTACAATGTGACGAAATCGAGCTAGAAGAAATTGAACGCAACCTTTTCAACAACAGCCGTGAGATTAAAAACCTGAAATTagaaaatcttacaaaaagTGTTGAAGAACAGTCACATAAAAAGGTGCCCAAAACAGCTAGGAAAGACTATAAAAGtgataaaacattcaaaaatcatgtTCCTAATGCGTTGGATGCAGAcacttttaaaattatgaaccGTTTTCAGAGCACAGATAAGCCTAAAGAAATCTTTGATGGTAAAATGAGAATCAAATATATTCAACTCAAATCACATCATCGCGAATTCAGTGACTTAGAGCTTCTTTTGCGTTCGCGGAAAAAACGAGAAACATTAAATAAACTTTTGCTAGAAGGAAGAAGACTTATTTTGGACGGTTTGAGCGCATGTTTAGAGCTAGACACTATCTTATTTCACGATTTAGAACTGTTAAAATGTTTAGGTTCCAAAAATCGAAACATAAAATTCATTCAACTGCCGAAGCATGTTTTGCAACAATGGTCGGATCTGGTCACATGTCCAGGGATTATCG GGATATTCAACAAACCAGAATCCATGTCGGACATTATGATACGGAATGAAACAACCGTCCCCCTGCCCATCACTGTACTTTGTGATAACATTCGCGAGCCAAATAACTTAGGCAGTATCATTAGAAGCTGTGCCGCCATGCCGGTTCGAAACGTTGTATTGCTGAAAGGCTGTGCTTATCCCTGGGAACCCAAATGTCTCCGGGGAGGCGCAGGTGCTCACTTCCGAGTCAACATCAACGGTCCAGTGGCAATGAATGAGCTGGAGGAGCTGATTCCGAAACACGCTTCCTTTCTCGTAGCGGATAACGAGCCAAATAGGAGTGAAAAAAATCTTGCGTTCAGCCGTTATGATGCTGCCAATTATCGAGACATGGAACACGTGGTCTTGGTCATCGGGGGCGAAACGCACGGCATCAGCAGTGATTTACGAAA aTTCATTGCAGACTTTCCTCGGCCACAGGAAGCAACAAATCATACCGTTCATATTCCTCTGGAGAATGGGGTTGAAAGTTTGAACACAGCTGCTGCTCTCACTGTGATTTTATGTGAAATACGACGACAGCTGAATTATGTATTCGATCGATGA